From Punica granatum isolate Tunisia-2019 chromosome 1, ASM765513v2, whole genome shotgun sequence:
ATATATTCGAGCTACCTTCGGTGCAATTGTTGCTCCTTTTGCTTGATATGTGTGCTAAACAATGGTATGAATTTACTGCAGCTTGGGCACTCACTACATTTAAAGAAGCCATTTACGAGGACCCGAATATGGTATTGTCAAATTGGAATGGCCTAGATGCAGATCCTTGTGACTGGTCTGGTATTTTTTGTTCGGTGGCTCGGGACCATGTCCTGAAGATGTAAGGCATGATCAATGGACGATTCTTTTCCAGTTTCTGGTTCCTTGACATATGGAAGCTGATGTACGCGTTAATATGATTTTGCAGAAACATCTCGAGTTCGTCCTTGAAGGGATTTCTTGCACCAGAGCTGGGCCTGCTCACCTACCTGCAAGAATTGTATGCTTCCCCTTCTAGAAATTACAGTGTGATCTTTCCTATCAGGGGAATTTGCTTCTTTCCAATGTATCTTACTATGGATGCCCTAATGCTCTGCAGAATTTTGCATGACAACACCTTCATAGGGGTGATCCCCAAAGAGCTGGGAATGTTGAAGAACCTCAAGATTTTGGATTTGGGGAAGAATCAACTATCAGGTCCAATTCCTCCTGAGATTGGAAATCTAACAAACATTACAAAAATGTACGATGCATCCCTTCTTTGGTTATTTTGAATTCAAGTTGCTCCAATTTTCTTTCACTTAATCGATTTCATTCTTGGCTCCTTCTCTTTTTTCAGAAATCTTCAGTCCAATGGCCTTACTGGGAGGCTTCCTCCTGAGCTTGGGAATTTAAAGTATTTACAGGAACTTCGGCTTGACAGGAATAAGCTGCAGGGAACTGTTCCTGCTGAAGGCAATTCCGATTTCACATCTAATATGCATGGAATGTTAGTAGAAACATCTCATACTCGATCCTTATATTGAGTTTCATTGCCCTTTGTagctatttttctttttatgttcTTTACAAGTCATCTCTGTTACAATGCACATTTTGCTTCAGGTATGCCTTGGCTGCAAATGGAAATGGCATATGTCGCTTGTCTCAGTTGAAGGTGGCCGATTTCTCGTATAATTTCTTCGTCGGGAGCATCCCCAATTGTTTGGGTTATCTTCCGAGGTAAAACCTTTCTGCCTTATTTGTCTTGCTTGTATTTCTTCGAAAATTCTGACCCAGAGTCAGTCTAAAAAGGTTCCTTCATGATAATATTCAGGAATGAGATTGATTTGATTGGAAGGAATCTTTCCGGAGATAATCTGTTGTAGAAGCTTCTGACATAGCTTGCTCTATTTGTCTCATGGTTCACAGTGTGAGCTTTCAAGGGAATTGCCTCCAAAACAAAGACACCAAACAACGTCCTGCTGCACAATGTGGTAAATCCAAATACTTTCTTAATCTTCAAATGTGAAAGTTTGTGATATAAGTATATTTCACATATGGGATGCTGAAGtagatttttctattttctcaacGGATTCTGCGAAATGAATCTTTGACTTGATCAGAGTTACATTTTTTGATGTTAATAACAATAGCAATGCTTACATGCAGGTGGCGCCTATCCAGCACCCCCTAAAGGCCATTCAGTTCCTCCAACAGCGAAACACCGATCTTCTGGAGATGGCAATAAACATGAGAAAGCATCAAGACCTGCTTGGCTTTTGGCTCTGGAGATTGTGACTGGAACAATGGTGGGGTCCCTTTTTCTAGTGGCGATCTTCACTGCTCTTCACAGGTGCAACACCAAGTCGTCCATCATCATACCTTGGAAGAAATCGGGGAGTGAGAAAGAACAGACTGCAGTTTTCATAGGTTGGCAAGGCGTCTTTTTTGGCACTAAAGATCTTTTTGTTGCAGTAATAATGTTATCTCTGAGACTTAAATCAGATCAACTGGGTCGGTTTTTACACAGATTCAGAGATGTTGAAAGATGTGATGAAATTCAGCAGACAAGAACTTGAAGTAGCATGCGAAGACTTTAGCAATATTATTGGCTCCTCTCCAGATAGCTTGGTCTACAAGGGCACGATCAAAGGGGGGCCTGAGATTGCTGTGATATCACTCTGCATCAAAGAAGAGCATTGGACAGGCTATCTTGAGCTCTATTACCAGAGAGAGGTTGGCACGAATTATTGCTTCAATATTAAAATGTTGGGTGTAAAGTATGTTCAATATctaatgaaaagaaattttcttcATGTCCAGGTGGCCGATTTGGCTAGATTAAATCATGAGAATACGGGGAAATTATTGGGCTACTGTAGGGAGAGCACTCCATTTACACGAATGCTTGTCTTCGAGTATGCGTCAAACGGGACTCTGTATGAACACCTTCACTGTAAGTTGATATTCCTTCACTTAACAATGAGGCAGTAACCTTTAGAAGTTTCCTCATACTCACAGACTGTGACCTTTATTTGATTGTAGATGGGGAAGGTTGCCAATTATCATGGACCCGGCGTATGAAAATTGTGTTGGGCATTGCTCGTGGGCTCAAATATCTTCATGCAGAACTGGACCCACCTTTCACTATATCCGAGTTGAATTCTAGTGCTGTCTATCTTACGGAAGATTTTTTTCCAAAGGTACACCAACTCTTACCTATTATTTCATCATGCCTAGTACTGTAGGGCTGTTTTGGTTTGAAATGAGACCAAGATTGTACCAGCTTAATATTATGCTTCtttaggggggggggggggggggggggggtggagACAAGGCAGTAGAATATAGCAAACATgtttttccttatttggaTAAGTTGATAGCGAACATGTTACAACACATTCCAAGAACAGTTTGGATCATTAAAATGTTTTCGTAAACTGAACTCTTGTCAAACTTTTTCCTTGTGTCCTTCGTTTTTCAAGATGCTAAAAATGGAAAGCTCAAAAGGCCATGGAAACCATTTTCTGGAGCTATATAGGCTGAAACATCTCTACATTCCCTTAGAATTATGTGCAATACTGACCCTAAATGGAGATTGTTTATGGGATTGAACTGCAGCTGGTAGATTTTGAAAGTTGGAAGGCTATTCTTGCAAGATCGGAGAAGCATTCGGGGTCTATCGGCAGTCAGGGAGCTGTCTGTATTCTTGGAAATTCTATCCAGCGGCGACATGAGGATGTTAAAGGCAACGTTTATGCATTCGGGGTACTTCTACTTGAAATTGTCAGTGGAAGACCTCCTTATTGCAAAGACAAAGGCCACTTAGTAAATTGGGTAAGAAAGCCCTTTGGAAGACACTTTTCTGTTAATCTCTTTTCGTATTCTCAAGATTTCCTCTACTTGAATTCTGCTGGTGGATTTGACAGATAAAAAACATGGACAAATACGAAAAGTGAGTTAAAACCGTGAAATAATCAAATAATCTTGCTGGTTGCTGTGCAGGCTAAGGACTATCTCGAACTGCCAGAAGTGATGTCTTATGTGGTGGACCCTGAGTTAAAACACTTCAGCTACGACGACCTAAAGGTGATTTGCGAGGTTGTGAGCCTCTGCCTCGATCCCGACCCGACCAAGCGACCCTCGATGAATGAACTATCCTCTATGCTAGAGAGCAGGATCGACACCTCAATATCGGCAGAGCTCAAGTCCTCGTCTTTAGCATGGGCCGAGCTCGCTCTCTCATCCTAATTCGAAGCTAACACAATGTAAAtctaagaaaatgaaagagatATTCTATAGagtttttccttattttgGGGGTTAATAATTTCTTGATGCTTTTTTATGGTCCTAATCAATTTTTCTGTCTGTATGATGTAAATGATTTGCATGCTGATGGGAGGGAGCCAATAGGGACTCGAGGGGTTTGACAGTCTACTGCTTGTATACCATTTATTGAAATTGAAGTGAAAATTTAGTCTTGCTCGCAAGACTCACAAAAACAGTGAGAAAAACTTTCTCGAGACTTAATGGCCTCCTTTTGTCAAtacattttgttttcttcttttttgttttttttcttttcctctcctCAATGAGATGACGAGCTATCCTCAGTCAATTCCGGTTGAGACAATTCTTCACGCGGCTGAGAAGGCCCAAAATTAAACCCAAACCAAACCATAGATTGAAATGAAGTTTGATCAGATGGATGTCCTCATAACACCAACCACCTCGAAACATAAAAGAAACCAAAGAGTCAGAAAGCTGCTCATTCGGCGGCGCGGCTCGAGTAGCCCTCTCTCGAACGGTGAAGTGGAACTCTTTTGTAGTTTGTACTTTTGAGTCCTAGTACAGTCCAATCTTGTCCTTAGCCTGCGAGCCTGTTCCTGTACAATCTCGTTCGAGTCACCATTGAGGGCGTAGATGTTACTACCGCTATAGTCGACCagccacatttttttttacatcctGCCTTTGTCCTCAGTCCACCATCCCTGCTTTGAGCCAACTCGAATTCTCGCCATTCGACTGCTAGTGCTCTAGCATTTCCTTCTCATTGTCCATGTGGACGATAAAATCCAATTTTAGCAGTTGCAAGCGACATCCAGTTAGCGCCCATGTCGGTATGAAATAACTCGTTCTCGATCTACCATTGGATGTCAGGTTTGACAGACCGAGGACGTTTCACTGCTAGATTGAAATATATCAGATGCGTTTGTTGCATCAAATATCTAATGCTTATGATGTGGGATGTGGAATTGTCCTAATAACCCAGCTAGGCACAACAAGAAGATATAAGGATAAGAATTACTTgtttatgtatgtatacattATATTCTAACTAAGTCTTCTTTCACCATTGCACACACGGGCAATTTTCCGACAGGGATTTATTGACCTTTTCgctttttgtaattattttttccatttgcaGTATCCAAAGTACATACAATTATATTATAGTTTTATgcacataaataattaatttattatatataatataaattttatttgctataatttataataaattttttcaacatAAATTTGAAATGATAGGAgatttgtaataatatattgaacttTATACATATAAGTTCTATAAATTTATTCCAATAAAGTTTATGCATATGCAAACTATAGATAATTGTGGTTTTATAcacttaaataattaatttgttacatataatataattttatttgctataataaatttttcaatataGATTTTAAATAATAGAGATTTGTATTACAATagtctaataatatattaaacttTGTACTTATAAGTTTTAATTCGTTTATAGATTGTACAGTTAACCTATCAAtggtaaattaatttttacaaataaaattttgcagAATGAGGTAAAAAATACCTACAtatttcttttccaatttattattttaaaattaaatttaatctaaattacattttaagtaaatattatttaaatattgacTTCTATAACCCTATTTGAATAAACATTTATTAcctttctaattttatttattgcatAGATATTGACATTTCACCATCGTGAGCAACACTGCTACTGAGAGGGCTACTGGCACGCTTGCACTCAAAAAAACCAATCAGTTTTGGAGTTTGCCTCCTAGACTCCTAGTGGCCCGGGGCTCATTAGATATCGGGATGTTCACCCCGAGCATGCTAATCGTCATCATCTCCCTCGTCGCAACTTCATGCTCGGGGTGCTCCAAAATGGGACAAAATCGATAGTCTGCACACTGAAACTAGAGATgattgaattaaatgattgATCCACCAAAGAGAGGAGAACGTCCCATGGAAAGTAGAAACTGTTGTTGGTCATAGTTTTATGTAGCCTACATTAGGAtttgtttttttatgtaaGAAGCAAgatatcaatatattttttatttttatatttgtctCCAAAATATAGaatactaataaataaatcccgaataaactcaattaaaaatataatctatGCAATATTTCTTAGGATGTCCTGCATTTTATCGCTCATGTATTATGAAAGACGTACAGGTGCTAAACTGTTAAGTAAATGCCTAATGTGCCATTAGGTAGGACGATTGATATAATCTTTTATTTACGGATAAAAAGAATCTAATTATCTTTTTCATAGTGGTAAAagactcctttttttttttttcggtaactAAGTTCTTTTTCGGTAACCGGTATAAGACTTGTTTTCAATAGGAGTAGTAATGTATTCCgtttttattttaacaaaAATTAAGCCTTTAGGCTTAGCCTATATTCGATCAATAATAATACGATATATGCTcattatatataactaataCATGCATGCAGGTTTTTTTAGGATTCCTTGGTTTGGTGCTGAAATTAACGTTTCATATGATAATTGAACGGCTCTAATTGTTTTGCGGTATATCCATTAAGTATCCATTTTAGAAACCTAAATTCGAGAATTAACGGAGCCTTCGTTTTCATTAAATCATCTATGAGATATAATCTTTGACTTAATTGGTTCACTGCATATATGTACTTTTCGACTGCCTTAGAGTCAACGGATATATCTCATACTTCaccaaatataaaattttcctaaCAGAAACTTCTTCTCAAGctcaattttattaattgctGAAATTACTTTTCTGAAAGTTAGACCGTAAAATATTTGTATAATGGCATTTTATGGTGAATATTGAGCACATTGCTTTACTACAACTTGTTAAAATTACAATGGATACttgtaaccggaaaaaaaatacaatggatatattaaaattgttTCGTCTAATAACCAAACGGTTTTCCTATTGATGTTACTTTTGATTACAAGGAAAAACTCACGGACTTAACTAGGaattaaggaaatataaaagtatataGGTATAAACTATATAGACTTACCAATGCACTAAACTTAATTTgactttattatattatttactcttttttatataagaattaaaaattaatgtattgtaatagagaaaaaaaattaatttattgtagAATCTAGATCACAAGCCGTAGTTTAGAGAGGAGGATGTTGGATTCAAGGTCTTAATTAATGTATTGAAACTCATCTTCTTTCCGGCCAAAAATATTTCGGGATGACGGAGATTACAAATAACTCTTCGATTGGCCTACTATGTCCGGCATCTCTCTCGGGGGCCGTCATCATCACCGTATATCAAGCAAACCATATGCTGCCCGAAGCAAAGACATGCCACACACTTGATCGATCTACTTGGATGAtcaaaaagaaggaaataaagaaaattaaaagtggGGAAGTTGGCTTTGCTTTGTTCCCAAGGATCTATGATCCATTAAGAGATTGATGGCAATTTCTGATCTGCAATTGATGAAATCTTGGCATCTATTCTTTAACCTGCCAGCCCTCCAAATTTCTTTTAGCAGCCTTTTATTAGCTTCAGGTTTGGTTCCTCTTTCGTTGTACTCTGCAACTGCACTCTCTCGTGGCGACAAAATGCAGAGATTTCCATTCCCAACTTGCACATGTATTTCGCAGCTTTCTTAAGTCTCACTCCACCTCCCTTCTTTCCTGAAATAGATCAGGTTTATGATTCGGCCTAATAGATGATagagaaatttttattaaaccCGAACTCATGAACAACCACAATGCACGCATCCACATTAATCtttgcacaaaaaaaaaaagaaaaaaaggaaaaaagagtgGGCGGTCTTACCAAAAACTATGCATGCAATAGGAAATCCAAATGCACGAACTCATAAACTATTCACGGAGCGTACACACGTTCTATTCACTTGCATCAATCATTGTGGCTAGATACAATTATATTATTTCGGTGTGCGTCATTTGATATCCTGAAATGCTATGGATCCAACTAATCCAAATTCGAGTCACGTGAACCCACTAAAAAACAAAACTCTtttgataaatataattttattttaactgAGCTAATAGATATATCGCAGTTTAGCACGTGACGTATTGCTTATTAAGGCCAACCTGTTAGATCTGGCATGGTCATGCTATCTCCAACCCATAAAACTTAATCGACTCAGATTAACACATTGCACCGAACAGAACTGGAATGGCCATGGTTTCATTCTCGAAGCAGAGGACAACTGTTATTAGAGTATCATGGATTTGTGATTCTCGATGGGTCTCATGGCCTGCAAGACGTTATACGGGGAGCTTGTATCGACATCGTGGCTCGGCAACCCGAGCTTACTCCGAAAAACAGCTTCACTGGGAGT
This genomic window contains:
- the LOC116192316 gene encoding probable LRR receptor-like serine/threonine-protein kinase At1g63430 isoform X1 — encoded protein: MRSFGSVQILLALFGVLFVKSDSFAFATYEAWALTTFKEAIYEDPNMVLSNWNGLDADPCDWSGIFCSVARDHVLKINISSSSLKGFLAPELGLLTYLQELILHDNTFIGVIPKELGMLKNLKILDLGKNQLSGPIPPEIGNLTNITKINLQSNGLTGRLPPELGNLKYLQELRLDRNKLQGTVPAEGNSDFTSNMHGMYALAANGNGICRLSQLKVADFSYNFFVGSIPNCLGYLPSVSFQGNCLQNKDTKQRPAAQCGGAYPAPPKGHSVPPTAKHRSSGDGNKHEKASRPAWLLALEIVTGTMVGSLFLVAIFTALHRCNTKSSIIIPWKKSGSEKEQTAVFIDSEMLKDVMKFSRQELEVACEDFSNIIGSSPDSLVYKGTIKGGPEIAVISLCIKEEHWTGYLELYYQREVADLARLNHENTGKLLGYCRESTPFTRMLVFEYASNGTLYEHLHYGEGCQLSWTRRMKIVLGIARGLKYLHAELDPPFTISELNSSAVYLTEDFFPKLVDFESWKAILARSEKHSGSIGSQGAVCILGNSIQRRHEDVKGNVYAFGVLLLEIVSGRPPYCKDKGHLVNWAKDYLELPEVMSYVVDPELKHFSYDDLKVICEVVSLCLDPDPTKRPSMNELSSMLESRIDTSISAELKSSSLAWAELALSS
- the LOC116192316 gene encoding probable LRR receptor-like serine/threonine-protein kinase At1g63430 isoform X2 → MLKNLKILDLGKNQLSGPIPPEIGNLTNITKINLQSNGLTGRLPPELGNLKYLQELRLDRNKLQGTVPAEGNSDFTSNMHGMYALAANGNGICRLSQLKVADFSYNFFVGSIPNCLGYLPSVSFQGNCLQNKDTKQRPAAQCGGAYPAPPKGHSVPPTAKHRSSGDGNKHEKASRPAWLLALEIVTGTMVGSLFLVAIFTALHRCNTKSSIIIPWKKSGSEKEQTAVFIDSEMLKDVMKFSRQELEVACEDFSNIIGSSPDSLVYKGTIKGGPEIAVISLCIKEEHWTGYLELYYQREVADLARLNHENTGKLLGYCRESTPFTRMLVFEYASNGTLYEHLHYGEGCQLSWTRRMKIVLGIARGLKYLHAELDPPFTISELNSSAVYLTEDFFPKLVDFESWKAILARSEKHSGSIGSQGAVCILGNSIQRRHEDVKGNVYAFGVLLLEIVSGRPPYCKDKGHLVNWAKDYLELPEVMSYVVDPELKHFSYDDLKVICEVVSLCLDPDPTKRPSMNELSSMLESRIDTSISAELKSSSLAWAELALSS